From Hydrogenispora ethanolica, the proteins below share one genomic window:
- a CDS encoding class I SAM-dependent methyltransferase translates to MTTPVQEAFDRVAQDYDAQRRKLIPCFDDFYQTVVAAAETAAARPRILDIGAGTGLVSMFLMEKYPQAAFTLIDLSEKMLEVAGRRLAGRANLRYILADYLEYPFAERCDLIVSALSIHHLSDPQKCALYRKCYSLLEPGGIFVNADQVSGGSEYLEAFNKRRWRERIESSGLSRAELDACYERVKLDREATLEQQLQWLKEAGFTDTDCLYKQYHFAVMFGRKHE, encoded by the coding sequence ATGACAACGCCGGTTCAAGAGGCTTTCGACCGCGTCGCCCAGGACTATGACGCGCAGCGCCGGAAGTTAATCCCTTGTTTCGACGATTTCTATCAGACGGTGGTGGCGGCGGCGGAGACGGCCGCGGCCCGTCCCCGGATCCTGGACATCGGCGCCGGAACCGGGCTCGTATCGATGTTCCTCATGGAGAAGTACCCGCAGGCGGCATTCACCCTGATCGATCTCTCCGAAAAAATGCTGGAGGTGGCCGGGCGGCGTTTGGCGGGCCGCGCCAATCTGCGGTACATTCTGGCCGATTATTTGGAATACCCGTTCGCGGAGCGCTGCGACCTGATCGTCTCGGCCCTGTCCATCCATCATCTGAGCGATCCCCAAAAATGCGCCTTGTACCGGAAATGCTATTCGCTCCTGGAGCCGGGCGGGATTTTCGTCAATGCCGACCAGGTATCGGGCGGCAGCGAGTACCTGGAGGCATTCAACAAGCGGCGCTGGCGGGAACGGATTGAAAGCTCCGGCCTGTCCCGCGCCGAGCTGGACGCCTGCTACGAGCGGGTGAAGCTGGACCGGGAAGCCACCTTGGAACAGCAGCTCCAGTGGTTGAAGGAGGCGGGCTTCACCGATACCGACTGCCTTTACAAGCAGTACCATTTTGCGGTGATGTTCGGTCGGAAGCATGAGTGA
- a CDS encoding RidA family protein, translated as MTEMISTANAPQAIGPYSQAIKVGNLLFVSGQLPADPATGNIVGEDITVQTGQALSNLRTILATADMSLANVVKVSVFLADLNDFTAMNQVYATFFSAPYPARVAVQVARLPKDARVEIEAIACKETAAS; from the coding sequence ATGACAGAAATGATCAGCACCGCAAACGCACCGCAAGCCATCGGACCGTACTCGCAAGCCATTAAAGTGGGGAATCTGCTGTTTGTCTCGGGGCAGTTGCCGGCCGATCCCGCCACCGGCAACATCGTCGGCGAGGATATCACGGTCCAGACCGGACAGGCGCTGAGCAATCTCCGGACCATCCTGGCCACGGCGGACATGAGCCTGGCGAACGTGGTCAAAGTGAGCGTCTTCCTGGCGGATCTGAATGATTTTACCGCCATGAATCAGGTGTACGCCACCTTTTTCAGCGCCCCGTATCCCGCCCGCGTCGCCGTACAGGTGGCACGGTTGCCCAAGGACGCGCGGGTCGAGATCGAAGCTATCGCTTGCAAGGAAACGGCGGCCTCCTAA
- a CDS encoding ABC transporter ATP-binding protein translates to MSLHEVELSGVGLKYVNKSGEIEALKDVDLAIGAEEFVSLIGPSGCGKSTILSLIAGMLFPTAGRIAIAGQEVSGTSPKVGYMLQHDHLLEWRTIRANAFLGLEIRGLNDRAHRDQAVAMLERYGLKDFLHRYPAELSGGMRQRAALARTLALGPEVLLLDEPFSALDYQTRLNLEEEVYHILKQEKKTVILVTHDISEAVALSDRIVVLTPRPGKVKADYRIELTGKDGSPFQARQAPEFRRYFREIWNDLEVRDAAAL, encoded by the coding sequence TTGAGCTTACACGAGGTGGAACTGTCCGGCGTCGGACTGAAGTACGTCAACAAAAGCGGCGAGATCGAGGCCCTGAAGGACGTGGACCTGGCGATCGGCGCCGAAGAATTCGTTTCCCTGATCGGTCCCAGCGGTTGCGGCAAAAGCACCATCCTGTCGCTCATCGCCGGAATGCTCTTTCCCACCGCCGGACGGATCGCCATCGCCGGGCAGGAGGTGAGCGGAACCTCCCCCAAAGTCGGCTATATGCTGCAGCATGATCACTTGCTGGAGTGGCGGACCATCCGGGCCAACGCCTTTCTGGGGCTGGAGATCCGCGGCTTGAACGACCGCGCCCACCGCGACCAGGCCGTGGCGATGCTGGAACGGTACGGCCTCAAAGATTTTCTGCACCGTTATCCCGCCGAATTGTCCGGCGGGATGCGGCAGCGGGCCGCCCTGGCGCGCACCCTGGCGCTGGGCCCCGAGGTGCTCTTGTTGGATGAGCCGTTTTCGGCCCTGGATTACCAGACCCGGCTCAACCTGGAAGAGGAAGTCTATCACATCCTCAAGCAGGAGAAGAAGACCGTGATCCTGGTCACGCACGACATCTCGGAGGCGGTGGCGCTCTCCGACCGGATCGTCGTGCTGACCCCCCGCCCCGGGAAGGTGAAGGCCGATTACCGGATCGAGCTGACCGGCAAAGACGGTTCGCCCTTCCAGGCCCGGCAGGCGCCGGAGTTCCGCCGTTATTTCCGGGAGATCTGGAATGATTTGGAGGTGCGCGATGCGGCTGCGCTGTGA
- a CDS encoding ABC transporter substrate-binding protein encodes MFWNSGAATLPLPGAPPHGLLVVIESTCPEYLLLMAAALPGEPPGVTSFVPKAYNTTKEGVLLKKYLVFLLVAALVCGSAAWCAPKVEKVRLSEVVRSVFYAPLYVAINKGFFKEQGIDIDLSTAWGTDKSAAALVSGSVDVSLMGPEGALYVYNQGAANYLVAFAQLTKGDGSFLMGRKPAPDFDWKDLRGKTIIGARKGGMPEMVLEYVLKQNGINIQKDVNILQNIQFTATSGAFQSGVGDYIALFEPTVSVLEKEGIAHVVASFRVASGVVPYTVFHARKDMITKKAGMLQRFTNAVYKGEIWVQNHSAAQIVENIQSFFPDTDKDIVARAVKRYQAQDTWNQNPILTKAAFSRLQDIIESAGELQKRVPYERMVNTKFAVQAIKDVQE; translated from the coding sequence TTGTTTTGGAATTCCGGTGCGGCAACGCTGCCGCTCCCCGGCGCGCCGCCTCATGGATTGCTGGTTGTCATTGAAAGCACCTGTCCCGAATATCTATTATTAATGGCCGCGGCGCTCCCCGGAGAACCGCCCGGCGTCACCTCCTTTGTGCCGAAAGCATACAATACCACAAAGGAGGGGGTTTTGTTGAAAAAATATCTGGTTTTCCTGCTGGTCGCGGCGCTGGTCTGCGGGAGCGCCGCCTGGTGCGCGCCGAAGGTGGAGAAGGTTCGCCTCTCGGAGGTGGTGCGCTCGGTCTTTTACGCGCCGCTGTATGTGGCCATCAACAAGGGATTCTTTAAGGAACAGGGGATCGATATCGATCTCTCCACCGCCTGGGGCACGGACAAAAGCGCCGCGGCGCTCGTCTCGGGCAGCGTCGACGTCAGCCTGATGGGGCCGGAAGGGGCGCTCTACGTCTACAATCAAGGCGCCGCCAACTATCTGGTGGCCTTTGCCCAACTGACCAAGGGCGACGGCTCGTTCCTGATGGGGCGCAAGCCGGCGCCCGATTTCGACTGGAAAGACCTGCGGGGCAAGACGATCATCGGCGCCCGTAAAGGCGGCATGCCGGAGATGGTCCTGGAGTACGTCCTGAAGCAGAACGGCATCAATATTCAGAAAGACGTCAACATTCTTCAGAATATCCAATTCACCGCCACATCCGGCGCGTTCCAGAGCGGAGTCGGAGACTATATCGCCTTGTTTGAGCCGACCGTCTCGGTCTTGGAGAAGGAAGGCATCGCCCACGTGGTGGCCTCGTTCCGGGTGGCCAGCGGCGTGGTGCCCTACACGGTCTTCCATGCCCGCAAAGACATGATCACCAAGAAAGCGGGCATGCTGCAACGCTTCACCAATGCCGTTTATAAAGGAGAGATCTGGGTCCAGAACCATTCGGCGGCGCAGATCGTCGAGAACATCCAGAGCTTTTTCCCGGATACCGACAAAGACATCGTCGCCCGCGCGGTCAAACGCTATCAGGCGCAGGATACCTGGAACCAGAATCCGATCCTGACCAAAGCGGCTTTCAGCCGGCTGCAGGACATCATCGAAAGCGCCGGCGAACTTCAAAAAAGAGTGCCCTATGAAAGAATGGTCAATACCAAATTTGCAGTGCAAGCCATCAAGGACGTTCAGGAATAA
- a CDS encoding ABC transporter permease produces the protein MRLRCEEGSGGPWRRWLRRGAVSEFHGCYLETVRRQELLIRFYQCLLLVALVAFWEIGANFKWINAFITSQPSKIGAMIAQLQATGKLWPHIVTTVGETTLGFILGTLSGTIIAVLLWWSRTIAEVLDPYIVVLNSIPKVALGPIFIVWLGAGTPAIIAMALGISVIVTIMMVFNGFNEVHPDKIRLLKSFGASRGQILRKVTLPASVPTIIAALKVNLGLSLVGTIVGEFLVSKEGLGYLIVYGGQVFNMSLVMASVIILCVVAVVMYYAVSLLEKKFVRWKGNS, from the coding sequence ATGCGGCTGCGCTGTGAAGAGGGAAGCGGCGGCCCGTGGCGCCGCTGGTTGCGCCGGGGGGCGGTCTCCGAGTTTCACGGCTGTTATTTAGAAACGGTCCGCCGCCAGGAGCTCTTGATCCGGTTCTACCAATGCCTGCTCCTGGTGGCGCTAGTGGCTTTTTGGGAGATCGGGGCCAACTTCAAATGGATTAACGCCTTTATCACCAGCCAACCCAGCAAGATCGGCGCGATGATCGCCCAGTTGCAAGCGACCGGGAAACTCTGGCCCCATATCGTGACCACCGTCGGCGAGACGACGCTCGGCTTCATCCTGGGAACCCTGAGCGGGACCATCATCGCCGTGCTGTTGTGGTGGTCCAGGACCATCGCCGAAGTGCTCGATCCGTATATCGTGGTGCTCAACAGCATTCCCAAAGTGGCGCTGGGACCGATCTTCATCGTTTGGCTCGGCGCGGGCACCCCGGCGATCATCGCCATGGCCCTGGGGATCTCGGTGATCGTCACCATCATGATGGTTTTTAACGGCTTCAACGAGGTCCATCCGGATAAGATCAGGCTATTGAAGAGCTTTGGGGCCAGCCGGGGCCAGATCCTGCGGAAAGTGACCCTGCCGGCCTCGGTCCCCACCATCATCGCCGCGCTCAAGGTGAATCTGGGACTGTCGCTGGTGGGCACGATCGTCGGGGAATTCCTGGTCTCCAAGGAAGGATTGGGGTATTTGATCGTCTACGGCGGGCAGGTCTTCAACATGAGCCTGGTCATGGCCAGCGTGATCATCCTCTGTGTGGTGGCGGTGGTGATGTATTACGCGGTGAGCCTGCTGGAAAAGAAATTTGTGCGCTGGAAGGGGAACTCCTAG
- a CDS encoding oligosaccharide flippase family protein — protein MKRHPNLINFFYLVGSGLLVQLAGTCYRIWLARRVGSEGLGILQMVYPVYRLLSGMATIGLPMALIKWVSEYLSLKDYGRIIELRSQAVKIVTGTSLVIMSLLLAAAPLLARHVFTDFRVQEALYIVALAIPFSALSAILRGYFQGLSRMAPTACSEITEQCAEITTTVLVIVVAAAWFPVSIYAAPVLGLTLGEVACLATLVFFLNRHRAVPKWDQVPPAHLPRTEILRYSWPLLLNQIVTSISLASEGVIIPYFLIQAGYSVFDSTGLFGKLTGMAEPVAYFPLIFIGPLATVLSPQISSDAKTNRLRKIHRKILLFYGASLAICLAGFMLILTGAPWLSRLLYDDLSPVYLIRLTVIGLPFTGVAILNIAILASIGKTDKVLSLSLWSTGLKTGLLVFLTPLLGINGSAWAFNIAQIFMALASLAELRRSWPEPVPKICPRSLRPFRFLRQHP, from the coding sequence ATGAAACGGCACCCCAATTTGATCAATTTTTTTTATCTGGTCGGCTCGGGTCTGCTGGTTCAACTGGCCGGAACCTGTTACCGGATCTGGCTGGCCCGCCGGGTCGGTTCCGAAGGATTGGGCATTCTGCAGATGGTGTATCCGGTTTACCGTTTATTGAGCGGTATGGCCACGATCGGCCTGCCGATGGCTTTGATCAAGTGGGTGTCCGAATACCTCAGCCTCAAGGATTACGGCCGGATCATCGAGTTGCGGTCCCAAGCGGTAAAAATCGTGACCGGGACTTCCCTGGTCATCATGAGCCTGCTGCTGGCCGCCGCTCCCCTGCTGGCGCGGCATGTTTTTACCGATTTCCGGGTTCAGGAGGCTTTGTATATCGTCGCGCTGGCCATCCCTTTTTCAGCCCTCTCGGCGATCCTGCGCGGCTATTTTCAAGGCTTGTCGCGGATGGCCCCCACGGCCTGCTCGGAAATTACCGAACAGTGCGCGGAGATCACCACCACGGTGCTGGTGATCGTGGTCGCCGCGGCTTGGTTCCCCGTCTCCATTTACGCCGCCCCGGTGCTCGGCTTGACTCTGGGGGAGGTCGCCTGCCTCGCCACTCTGGTGTTCTTTCTCAACCGCCACCGCGCCGTCCCCAAATGGGACCAGGTGCCTCCGGCCCATCTGCCCCGGACGGAGATCCTCCGCTACTCGTGGCCGCTCTTGCTCAATCAGATCGTGACCTCGATCAGTCTGGCCAGCGAAGGCGTGATCATTCCCTATTTTCTGATCCAAGCCGGCTATTCTGTCTTTGACAGTACCGGACTCTTCGGGAAGCTGACCGGGATGGCCGAACCGGTGGCTTACTTCCCGCTGATCTTCATCGGGCCGCTGGCTACCGTGCTCTCCCCGCAAATCAGCTCGGATGCCAAGACCAACCGGCTGCGCAAGATCCACCGCAAAATTTTGCTGTTCTACGGCGCTTCCCTGGCGATCTGTCTGGCCGGCTTCATGCTGATCCTCACGGGCGCCCCCTGGCTGTCCCGGCTCCTCTATGACGACCTCTCTCCCGTATACCTGATCCGCCTCACCGTTATCGGATTGCCTTTCACCGGAGTCGCCATCCTGAATATCGCCATTTTGGCGTCGATCGGCAAAACCGATAAGGTTCTCAGCCTCAGTCTGTGGTCCACCGGGTTAAAGACCGGCCTGTTGGTGTTCCTGACTCCCTTGTTGGGGATTAACGGATCGGCCTGGGCGTTTAATATCGCCCAGATCTTTATGGCGTTGGCGAGCCTGGCGGAGCTGCGACGCTCCTGGCCAGAACCTGTCCCAAAAATCTGCCCCAGATCTCTGAGGCCTTTCCGCTTCCTAAGGCAACACCCTTGA
- a CDS encoding DUF2161 family putative PD-(D/E)XK-type phosphodiesterase, translating into MSENQRAGSKAMAAGPLRETDLYPPVRDFLVKQGFEVRAEVHHCDVAAFKDGQLIVVELKKHLSVDLLVQAAQRQKVADAVYIAIPKPKKRLFGPGWRDLCHLLRRLELGLLLVTLGDGLAYVEQALAAQPFDRVKSRQSHQRKRQKLIQELNGRSRDGNLGGSHSAKLLTVYRENALYIACCLERFGPLSPKQLRGLGAEPRKTGVILQRNVYGWFARIAKGKYGLSPAGGAELASGAYAELVADYRRKLAGAAPDERGGAG; encoded by the coding sequence ATGAGTGAGAACCAGCGCGCCGGGAGCAAAGCAATGGCCGCCGGGCCGTTGCGGGAGACCGACCTCTATCCGCCGGTGCGGGACTTTCTGGTGAAACAGGGCTTTGAGGTCCGCGCCGAGGTTCATCATTGCGACGTTGCCGCCTTCAAGGACGGCCAGCTGATCGTGGTGGAGCTGAAAAAGCATCTCTCCGTCGACTTGCTGGTCCAGGCGGCACAACGCCAAAAAGTAGCCGATGCGGTCTATATCGCCATCCCCAAGCCCAAAAAACGGCTGTTCGGCCCGGGCTGGCGCGACCTCTGCCATTTGCTGCGCCGCTTGGAACTGGGCCTGTTACTGGTCACCCTGGGAGACGGCCTCGCCTATGTGGAGCAGGCGCTGGCGGCGCAGCCCTTCGACCGGGTCAAAAGCAGGCAATCCCATCAGCGCAAGCGGCAGAAGCTGATCCAAGAATTGAACGGCCGCAGCCGCGACGGCAATCTCGGCGGCAGCCATTCCGCCAAGTTGCTCACGGTCTATCGCGAAAACGCCTTGTATATCGCTTGCTGCCTGGAGCGGTTCGGCCCGTTGTCCCCCAAGCAACTGCGGGGGCTGGGCGCGGAGCCGCGCAAGACCGGCGTGATCCTGCAGCGGAACGTCTACGGCTGGTTCGCGCGGATCGCCAAGGGGAAATACGGGTTGAGCCCGGCCGGCGGGGCCGAGCTGGCTTCGGGGGCCTATGCCGAGCTGGTCGCCGATTACCGGCGGAAGCTGGCCGGAGCGGCACCGGACGAGCGGGGCGGCGCTGGGTGA
- a CDS encoding transglycosylase domain-containing protein: MKRKLWLITIMIFILGGTAVYAANLTRDMQQKLENIRMASAAYDRNGKLIGNLYFYNRIWASSDRMTRDLRNAAVAIEDSRFYQHNGIDIRGMARAVIKDLMPGGGMEGGSTITQQLAKISLLSSERTLGRKIQDISLALEIEQVYTKKEILEMYLNSVYLAHGNVGVEAAARYYFGKSANQLTLAQSATLAGMIQSPENYSPIKHPTQAKGRRNVVLQKMLEQKYITKAQYQRAIKEPLRVTGRSNATAVAGYFLDYLREDLLKHEGFTEDQLRFGGYKIYTTLDLNIQKAAEATMTQLPKVPAKVQPQGALVSLNPKNGGILAMVGGSSYRESQYNRAVRSARQPGSAIKPFVYATALERGYTAANIMEDKPISFTLGNGKTWAPINYDRTFHGRMSLREALRNSTNTVAVQLLQEVGVRNVAEQMERMGITTLVKQGATNDLNLAALGLGGLTKGITPLELAAAYIPFANQGEYQRPYCVTKVLDRHGNLFKQYGPAASKKVLTPQTAYIMTVLMQDVVERGTGVRARLAERPVAGKTGTTSDYTNAWFVGYTPDVLTALWIGNDQQGQPMIYKRLNLGSASAAELWGKYMKRLDLRKTPAQFEEPEGIVWAEVDRHSGQAVPGWLSKDTYQEVFDEKNVPQSTAYKVWHWFFQEPKPSGGTTPAPNEADDQAAQQQGLF; encoded by the coding sequence TTGAAACGAAAGCTATGGCTGATCACGATCATGATTTTCATACTCGGCGGGACCGCTGTCTATGCGGCCAATCTGACGCGGGACATGCAACAGAAACTGGAGAATATCCGCATGGCCTCGGCGGCCTATGACCGCAACGGCAAACTCATCGGCAATCTCTATTTCTACAACCGGATCTGGGCGTCATCCGACAGGATGACCCGGGATCTGCGGAATGCGGCCGTCGCCATTGAGGACTCCCGGTTTTACCAGCACAACGGGATCGACATCCGGGGCATGGCCCGGGCGGTGATCAAAGATCTGATGCCCGGCGGCGGGATGGAAGGCGGCAGCACTATCACGCAGCAATTGGCCAAGATCTCGCTGCTCTCCTCCGAACGGACGCTGGGCCGCAAGATCCAGGATATCTCGCTGGCCCTGGAGATCGAACAGGTCTACACCAAGAAAGAGATCCTGGAGATGTATCTCAACAGCGTCTATCTGGCCCACGGCAATGTCGGGGTGGAGGCGGCGGCCCGCTATTATTTCGGGAAATCCGCCAATCAACTGACTTTGGCCCAGTCGGCGACGCTCGCCGGGATGATTCAGAGTCCTGAGAATTATTCGCCGATCAAGCATCCGACCCAGGCCAAAGGCCGCCGGAATGTGGTGCTCCAAAAGATGCTGGAGCAGAAGTATATTACCAAGGCCCAATACCAGCGGGCGATCAAGGAGCCCTTGCGAGTCACCGGCCGCAGCAACGCCACCGCGGTCGCCGGCTATTTCCTGGATTACCTGCGGGAAGATTTATTGAAACATGAAGGCTTCACCGAGGATCAATTGCGCTTCGGCGGCTATAAGATCTATACTACCCTGGACTTGAATATCCAGAAAGCAGCCGAGGCGACCATGACCCAGCTCCCGAAGGTGCCGGCCAAAGTGCAGCCCCAGGGGGCGCTGGTGTCGCTGAATCCGAAGAATGGCGGTATTCTGGCCATGGTGGGCGGCAGCAGCTACCGGGAGAGCCAGTATAACCGGGCGGTCCGTTCGGCCCGCCAGCCCGGCTCGGCGATCAAGCCGTTCGTCTACGCCACCGCCTTGGAGCGGGGCTATACGGCGGCCAACATCATGGAGGATAAGCCGATCTCTTTCACCCTGGGGAACGGGAAAACCTGGGCGCCCATTAATTACGACCGCACCTTCCACGGCCGGATGAGTTTGCGGGAAGCCTTGCGGAATTCCACCAACACGGTCGCCGTGCAATTGCTGCAGGAGGTCGGGGTCAGAAATGTGGCCGAACAGATGGAACGGATGGGCATCACCACCCTGGTCAAGCAGGGAGCGACCAACGACCTGAACCTCGCGGCGCTGGGGCTGGGCGGGCTCACCAAGGGCATCACCCCGTTGGAGCTGGCGGCGGCCTATATCCCCTTCGCCAACCAGGGTGAGTATCAGAGACCCTATTGCGTGACGAAGGTGTTGGACCGCCACGGCAACCTGTTCAAACAGTACGGCCCGGCCGCGTCCAAGAAGGTGCTGACGCCGCAGACCGCCTATATCATGACTGTGCTGATGCAAGACGTCGTGGAACGGGGCACCGGAGTCCGGGCCAGGCTGGCCGAGCGGCCGGTGGCCGGAAAGACCGGGACCACCAGCGATTACACCAACGCCTGGTTTGTCGGGTATACGCCGGATGTCCTGACCGCGCTGTGGATCGGCAATGACCAGCAAGGACAGCCGATGATCTATAAGCGCCTTAATCTGGGCAGCGCCAGCGCAGCCGAGCTGTGGGGCAAGTATATGAAACGGCTCGACCTGCGGAAGACGCCCGCCCAATTCGAGGAACCGGAGGGCATCGTCTGGGCCGAAGTCGATCGCCATTCGGGCCAGGCGGTTCCCGGATGGTTGAGCAAAGACACCTACCAGGAGGTCTTTGACGAGAAAAATGTCCCGCAGAGCACTGCTTACAAGGTCTGGCACTGGTTTTTCCAGGAACCCAAACCATCCGGCGGTACGACTCCGGCCCCGAATGAAGCGGACGACCAAGCGGCGCAGCAGCAAGGCCTCTTTTAG
- a CDS encoding transglycosylase domain-containing protein produces the protein MVRSRRRKLTRPGKRRRFSRLILGLVLGVGFLLVLFIFFNPFVWRLNLRAELEKNKSASTVYDRDGEVVADLYARARIWVPIRQVPAALQQAFVATEDARFYEHKGIDIRGILRALYQDVKERSKVQGGSTITQQLVKNLYFSQEKSFFRKVMEMSYAIRIEQQYSKAQILEMYMNSIYLGQGSWGINSAAQVYFGKQVPDLTVAEAALIAGLAKGPEYYSPFRHPQAALARRNVVLQLMRRHGYLPEKMAAELSKRPLGTLNNPGSTYVGAYFVDYALDQLRAKTGYTESDLRSGGFRIYTTMDRRIQKAAEGALQYLPAQGPDRWGVVQPQGAIVAMDPKNGEILALVGGRRYSAAEPNRAYQIHRQPGSAIKPFVFTAALDAGYTPDTPVVDQPLAIDVHGRLWEPQNYDNQYRGTISLRTALEESVNTVAVQLVQALGPANVFELTRRMGLVSLVGEGEKNDRSLAPLALGGLTKGVTLLELTGAYSSFANQGTRSEPFGMLRVYSRDGKLIYRGQLRQERVISARTAETLTAMMEGVIARGTGIRAKIGVKAAGKTGTSNWNTNGWFVGYTPEILAGVWIGNDQESKPLEVKGVALGSGKASEIWGRFLGQVLARSVAAPPGSPTP, from the coding sequence ATGGTGCGTTCCCGGAGAAGAAAGCTGACCAGGCCCGGCAAACGGCGGCGTTTTTCCCGGCTCATCCTGGGACTCGTCCTGGGAGTCGGGTTTTTGTTGGTATTATTCATTTTTTTCAACCCCTTCGTTTGGCGGCTCAATCTCCGGGCGGAACTGGAAAAGAACAAATCCGCGTCGACCGTCTATGACCGGGACGGCGAGGTGGTGGCGGATCTCTATGCCCGGGCCCGGATCTGGGTGCCGATCCGGCAGGTGCCGGCCGCGCTTCAGCAAGCCTTTGTGGCCACGGAGGACGCGCGTTTTTATGAGCACAAGGGGATCGACATCCGGGGCATCCTGCGCGCGCTATACCAGGATGTCAAAGAACGGAGCAAGGTCCAGGGCGGGAGCACCATCACCCAGCAGCTGGTGAAGAATCTCTATTTCTCGCAGGAAAAGAGCTTTTTCCGCAAGGTCATGGAGATGTCCTATGCGATCCGCATCGAGCAGCAATACAGCAAGGCGCAGATCCTGGAGATGTATATGAACAGCATCTATCTGGGTCAAGGCTCCTGGGGGATCAACAGCGCGGCCCAAGTCTACTTCGGCAAACAGGTCCCGGATCTCACCGTGGCGGAAGCGGCGCTCATCGCCGGCCTGGCCAAAGGGCCCGAATACTATTCGCCGTTTCGCCATCCCCAGGCGGCGCTGGCGCGGCGCAACGTGGTCCTGCAACTGATGCGGCGCCACGGCTACCTGCCGGAAAAAATGGCGGCCGAGTTGAGCAAACGGCCGTTAGGCACTTTGAATAACCCCGGTTCAACCTATGTCGGCGCTTACTTCGTGGATTACGCCCTCGATCAGCTGCGCGCCAAGACGGGCTATACCGAGAGTGATCTACGGTCGGGCGGATTCCGGATCTATACTACGATGGACCGGAGGATCCAGAAAGCGGCCGAGGGAGCGCTCCAATACTTACCGGCCCAGGGGCCGGACCGTTGGGGAGTCGTCCAACCGCAAGGCGCAATCGTCGCCATGGATCCCAAAAACGGGGAGATTCTGGCCCTGGTCGGCGGGAGGCGCTATTCCGCGGCCGAACCGAACCGGGCCTACCAGATACACCGCCAACCGGGTTCGGCCATCAAACCGTTTGTGTTCACGGCCGCGTTGGATGCCGGTTATACCCCGGATACGCCGGTGGTCGACCAGCCGCTGGCCATCGACGTCCATGGCCGGCTCTGGGAACCCCAGAATTACGATAACCAGTATCGCGGCACGATCAGTCTCCGGACCGCCTTGGAAGAGTCGGTCAATACGGTTGCGGTCCAGCTGGTGCAGGCCCTGGGACCCGCCAATGTTTTCGAATTGACCCGCAGGATGGGTTTGGTCAGCCTGGTGGGAGAGGGGGAGAAGAATGACCGCAGTCTGGCGCCCTTGGCCCTGGGCGGTCTGACCAAAGGCGTCACCTTGTTGGAATTGACCGGGGCGTACAGCTCCTTTGCCAACCAGGGCACCCGTTCCGAGCCGTTCGGTATGTTGAGGGTGTACAGCCGGGACGGGAAACTGATTTACCGGGGCCAGCTCCGTCAGGAGCGGGTGATTTCCGCCCGGACCGCCGAGACCCTGACCGCGATGATGGAAGGAGTCATCGCGCGGGGCACCGGGATCCGGGCCAAGATCGGGGTGAAAGCGGCGGGCAAGACCGGAACCTCCAATTGGAATACCAACGGCTGGTTCGTGGGGTATACCCCCGAAATCCTGGCCGGGGTGTGGATCGGCAATGATCAGGAGAGCAAGCCGCTGGAAGTCAAGGGTGTTGCCTTAGGAAGCGGAAAGGCCTCAGAGATCTGGGGCAGATTTTTGGGACAGGTTCTGGCCAGGAGCGTCGCAGCTCCGCCAGGCTCGCCAACGCCATAA
- a CDS encoding helix-turn-helix transcriptional regulator, producing MEKYVPMVDFLAEVLGDDAEIVLHDMSDINNSVVAIRNSHVSGREIGAPATNLVLKILKDHKYGDTNYITNYQGVSGSGKNLRSSTYFIKDDQRRIVGMLCINIDFEKLAQFRNYLDNLIGFAPDSNAEKTVERFSASVSELALESIETVITNFGISPERMSQDEKIEIIKELNNSGVFLLKGSIGEVASQLKVSEATIYRYLNKVKKE from the coding sequence TTGGAAAAGTACGTTCCCATGGTCGATTTTTTAGCGGAAGTGCTCGGCGATGATGCCGAGATTGTGCTGCACGACATGTCGGACATCAACAATTCGGTGGTCGCCATCCGCAACAGTCATGTCAGCGGCCGGGAGATCGGCGCACCCGCGACCAATCTGGTTCTCAAGATTCTGAAAGATCATAAATACGGGGACACGAACTATATCACCAATTACCAGGGGGTATCGGGGAGCGGGAAAAATCTGCGCTCTTCCACCTACTTTATCAAGGACGACCAGCGGCGGATCGTCGGCATGCTCTGCATCAACATCGACTTTGAGAAGCTCGCCCAATTCCGCAACTATCTGGACAATCTGATCGGTTTCGCCCCCGACAGCAACGCCGAAAAGACGGTGGAGCGGTTCAGCGCCTCCGTGAGCGAGCTGGCCCTGGAGAGCATCGAAACCGTCATCACAAACTTCGGCATCTCTCCGGAGCGGATGTCCCAGGATGAAAAGATCGAGATCATCAAGGAACTCAACAACAGCGGCGTTTTTTTACTAAAGGGTTCTATCGGCGAAGTCGCTTCCCAGCTGAAAGTCTCCGAAGCTACCATCTACCGATACCTCAATAAGGTTAAAAAGGAGTAA